Proteins from one Spirochaetota bacterium genomic window:
- a CDS encoding molybdopterin-dependent oxidoreductase yields MDEINFSIDGQRVKGYSGNTIIEVALKYNIPIPTLCHDPFLDSIGACRICLVENEERGNLIAACVTTISKDLSILTNTEKVLETRKVIVKLMLASHPDSCIVCEKGNRCKLRQIAADLGIGLVEYYPMPHYSGTQEVNSFLLRDLSKCILCAKCIRADQELVVEGAIDYIDRGFEARPSTLTDGPLESSGCTFCGTCEEVCPTGALFKKDNRSLGTHNKRVATTCSFCGCGCSFWLEVAKNQVVGVRPGISGSVNGKTLCVKGRFGFDHINHPERLNNPLIRKEDALVEASWDEALEIASKEIKNINQKTKGEQSLAIITGPHCTNEEAYLTNEFATNVLKTNYVACMSSSYIFNLIEGMEDSCGFAGPTATIEDIEEAEVILLIGANPTETAPIVGYSIKRCVRRRQTNLIVIDPVEIQLSKFACLWLRPTIGSDGILLSAILRLMIEHQNYKEALDDERIQILKNIKNLSLDIDIIERETGVTSESLFKAVDIFISSKKRAIVFGNGIIQQPNGKELVKILCSISQLTQEETIIFPLVKESNVIGCYHLGLIKSEMPERVFKEILRGNIKGLWIMGDDPMTSLPGNGEIQRALDKLDLLIVSDTFLSNTGEKAHVVFPSVTFAEKSGTITNMEGRVQRIRPAIECVNNSISDYLTILNIAKLLGSSFSYKSELEVTEEIINRVPLYSKMNMNNEDDGYFSYLLPVSSLKGKASLFIPGEITSPLDKDDKYPYTLMLGSILKHLGTGYQTKHSPRLCGDIEEGYVEINPKDASREDIKDRDIVKLISIAGEKRIRAHLTQKIPMGCLFLPLPFTEGSNIFTNISNGNTQKTINVKIERTII; encoded by the coding sequence GTGGATGAAATTAATTTTTCAATCGACGGACAAAGAGTAAAGGGATATTCTGGTAATACAATCATTGAAGTAGCACTTAAGTATAACATACCTATTCCCACCCTTTGTCATGATCCCTTCCTCGATTCCATTGGAGCATGCAGGATATGCCTTGTCGAAAATGAGGAGAGGGGGAATCTAATTGCTGCCTGCGTAACCACGATTTCCAAGGATTTATCAATCTTAACTAACACAGAAAAGGTGCTCGAAACGAGGAAGGTGATTGTGAAACTGATGCTCGCAAGCCATCCTGATTCATGCATTGTATGTGAAAAGGGGAATAGATGTAAATTAAGGCAGATTGCCGCAGATCTTGGAATCGGCTTGGTAGAATACTATCCTATGCCGCATTATTCCGGCACACAAGAGGTAAATTCATTTCTGCTTAGGGATTTGAGCAAATGCATTCTCTGCGCAAAGTGTATCAGAGCGGATCAAGAACTGGTTGTAGAGGGCGCTATTGATTATATCGACAGGGGGTTTGAGGCAAGACCCTCCACACTTACAGACGGGCCGCTTGAATCATCAGGATGCACCTTCTGCGGCACATGCGAGGAGGTGTGTCCCACTGGCGCTCTCTTTAAGAAAGACAATCGATCCCTTGGCACTCACAATAAGAGAGTAGCCACTACTTGTTCTTTCTGTGGATGCGGGTGTTCATTCTGGCTTGAGGTTGCGAAAAATCAGGTTGTTGGAGTTCGTCCAGGCATTTCAGGATCAGTAAATGGAAAAACCCTCTGCGTAAAGGGACGCTTCGGCTTCGATCATATCAACCATCCTGAACGCTTAAATAATCCTCTAATAAGGAAGGAGGACGCTTTAGTTGAAGCATCCTGGGATGAAGCGTTGGAGATTGCGTCGAAAGAGATAAAAAATATAAATCAAAAAACCAAAGGAGAGCAGAGCCTTGCAATAATCACTGGGCCACATTGTACAAACGAGGAAGCCTACTTGACCAATGAGTTTGCTACCAACGTTTTGAAAACTAATTATGTCGCATGCATGAGTAGTAGTTACATATTTAATCTCATTGAGGGTATGGAAGATTCTTGCGGTTTTGCCGGACCAACCGCCACCATAGAAGATATTGAAGAAGCAGAGGTGATTCTTTTAATTGGGGCCAATCCAACTGAAACGGCGCCTATTGTTGGGTATAGCATAAAGAGGTGTGTTCGCAGAAGGCAGACGAATCTGATTGTAATTGATCCTGTAGAAATTCAACTCTCTAAATTCGCTTGCCTTTGGCTTAGACCAACAATAGGAAGTGATGGGATTTTGCTATCTGCCATCCTGAGATTAATGATCGAACATCAAAATTATAAAGAGGCATTGGACGATGAAAGGATTCAGATATTAAAAAACATTAAAAATCTTTCGCTGGATATTGATATAATAGAACGAGAAACCGGAGTCACATCCGAAAGTCTCTTTAAAGCAGTGGACATCTTCATCTCTAGCAAGAAGAGGGCCATTGTCTTTGGGAATGGAATCATACAACAGCCGAATGGTAAAGAACTTGTAAAAATCCTCTGCTCAATCAGTCAACTTACACAAGAGGAGACAATAATCTTTCCATTAGTCAAAGAGAGCAATGTAATTGGATGTTATCATTTGGGTCTTATTAAGAGTGAAATGCCTGAAAGAGTATTCAAGGAAATCCTGAGAGGTAACATCAAGGGGCTTTGGATTATGGGGGATGATCCAATGACCAGTCTGCCTGGCAATGGTGAAATTCAAAGGGCGCTGGATAAACTTGATCTCCTCATAGTCTCTGATACATTTCTCTCCAATACTGGAGAAAAGGCTCATGTTGTGTTCCCTTCAGTTACCTTTGCAGAAAAATCTGGCACAATTACCAATATGGAGGGGCGTGTCCAGAGGATTAGACCAGCAATTGAATGTGTCAACAATAGTATTTCAGATTATCTAACGATACTCAATATCGCCAAATTGCTTGGATCTTCTTTCAGTTATAAATCAGAACTGGAGGTCACAGAAGAGATAATAAATCGCGTTCCATTATATTCGAAAATGAATATGAATAATGAGGATGATGGATATTTTTCTTATCTTCTCCCCGTATCATCGTTAAAGGGGAAGGCATCCCTATTTATTCCAGGAGAAATTACATCTCCCCTAGATAAAGACGATAAATACCCATACACACTCATGTTGGGGAGCATCCTAAAACATCTTGGCACCGGTTATCAGACTAAGCATTCCCCAAGACTCTGTGGGGATATTGAGGAGGGGTACGTTGAGATAAATCCGAAGGATGCCTCACGGGAAGACATTAAGGATAGGGATATAGTAAAATTGATTTCCATTGCTGGTGAGAAAAGAATCAGGGCTCACCTGACTCAGAAGATTCCGATGGGATGTCTATTCCTGCCATTGCCATTTACTGAAGGTTCAAATATTTTCACCAACATCAGCAATGGGAACACACAGAAGACCATAAATGTTAAAATTGAAAGGACTATTATATGA